In a single window of the Danio aesculapii chromosome 20, fDanAes4.1, whole genome shotgun sequence genome:
- the ntmt2 gene encoding N-terminal Xaa-Pro-Lys N-methyltransferase 2, translating into MSDSTSIMEFSGTHQAFRDRWAKTDDEMCKHSMSFHLHKTLRKEFFASYLYLLEQIPLVKLYALTCEYIKGEKQFYYRAQNFYKDVPPSEEGMMGDFVEISDIDLEGSRQFLKKFVGPGKAGTKLALDCGCGIGRVSKGVLFPVFESMEMLDMMEEFILHAHECYLGDYADRVESYYLYNLQDFTPSRKKYDVIWMQWVACHLTDKDLMEFLMRAKESLRPNGVIIMKDNMARQGCKLDPIDSSIIRHLDIMKGIIQRAGLNILDVEKQEGFPEAIVPVWMIAMR; encoded by the exons ATGTCTGATTCCACCTCTATTATGGAGTTTAGCGGGACACATCAAGCCTTCAGAGACCGCTGGGCGAAGACGGATGATGAGATGTGCAAGCACAGCATGTCTTTCCACCTGCACAAAACTTTGAGGAAGGAGTTCTTTGCCAGCTACCTGTATCTTCTGGAGCAGATTCCTCTGG TGAAACTCTATGCCTTGACCTGTGAGTACATTAAAGGGGAGAAGCAGTTTTACTACAGAGCACAGAACTTCTACAAGGACGTGCCGCCATCAGAAGAGGGCATGATGGGAGATTTTGTGGAAATATCAGACATTGACCTTGAAGGCTCAAGACAGTTCCTGAAGAAGTTTGTT GGTCCAGGAAAGGCTGGCACCAAGCTTGCCTTAGACTGCGGCTGTGGAATCGGCAGAGTGTCTAAAGGGGTTCTGTTCCCTGTGTTTGAATCAATGGAGATGTTAGACATGATGGAGGAGTTCATCCTCCATGCTCACGAGTGTTACCTTGGGGATTATGCAGACCGGGTGGAGTCCTACTACCTGTACAATCTGCAGGACTTCACTCCCTCCAGAAAGAAATACGATGTCATCTGGATGCAGTGGGTCGCCT GTCATCTAACTGATAAAGACCTGATGGAGTTTTTAATGCGTGCAAAAGAAAGCCTGAGGCCCAATGGTGTGATCATCATGAAGGACAATATGGCGCGGCAGGGCTGCAAGCTGGACCCCATTGACAGCAGCATCATTCGCCACTTGGACATCATGAAAGGCATTATTCAGAGAGCCGGCCTCAACATCCTGGATGTGGAAAAGCAGGAAGGCTTTCCTGAGGCCATTGTTCCTGTATGGATGATCGCCATGCGCTGA